One genomic segment of Musa acuminata AAA Group cultivar baxijiao chromosome BXJ3-3, Cavendish_Baxijiao_AAA, whole genome shotgun sequence includes these proteins:
- the LOC103978760 gene encoding sucrose transport protein SUT2 isoform X2, with protein sequence MTVPGRHRPSTTAMAAAAAEAGGREAVALPHKVSRRQLLRVASVACGVQFGWALQLSLLTPYVQELGIPHQWASLVWLCGPLSGLIVQPFVGHMSDRCASPFGRRRPYIVGGAAAISTAVLLVGFSADIGSALGDPGGGETRYRAIAVYLLGFWLLDVGNNTTQGPCRALLADLTGKDHRRTRVANAYFSLFMALGNILGYATGSFSRWFSIFPFSVTSACGINCANLKSAFLLDVVILAITTCITVLSAKETPLSSAGGLMDSAGETQVQLNTEHEAFLWELIGSCRYLTLPIWMVLIVTALTWIGWFPFILFDTDWMGREIYKGDPNEGTNYQIGVRMGASGLLLNSVVLGCTSVALEKICRKWGAGLTWGIANILMFLCFLAMLIISSWAKNKEYPQNGLPPDGVVVASLVIFTILGAPLAVTYTIPYAMISARTEPLGFGQGLAMGILNLAIVIPQEVHFLGSLRMNQSSSPLRSYVEDVITCCFETNIDESEVSVDLRMDRK encoded by the exons ATGACGGTTCCCGGGCGCCATAGGCCATCGACGACggcgatggcggcggcggcggcagaggCGGGGGGAAGGGAGGCGGTGGCGCTGCCGCACAAGGTCTCGCGGCGGCAGCTGCTGCGGGTGGCGTCGGTGGCGTGCGGGGTGCAGTTCGGGTGGGCGCTCCAGCTGTCGCTGCTCACGCCGTACGTGCAGGAGCTGGGGATCCCCCACCAGTGGGCCAGTCTAGTGTGGCTCTGCGGGCCGCTCTCCGGCCTCATCGTCCAGCCCTTCGTCGGCCACATGAGCGACCGCTGCGCCAGCCCATTCGGCCGCCGAAGACCATACATCGTCGGCGGGGCCGCCGCTATATCCACCGCCGTCCTTCTCGTCGGGTTCTCTGCGGACATCGGCAGCGCCCTCGGCGACCCCGGCGGCGGGGAGACCCGGTACCGCGCGATCGCCGTCTACCTGCTAGGGTTTTGGCTGCTGGACGTTGGGAACAACACCACCCAGGGACCCTGCAGGGCGCTCCTTGCCGATCTCACAG GCAAGGATCACAGACGGACTCGGGTAGCTAATGCTTATTTTTCACTCTTCATGGCACTGGGGAATATACTCGGCTATGCTACTGGATCTTTTAGTCGTTGGTTTAGCATATTTCCCTTCAGTGTCACTTCAGCATGCGGCATAAATTGTGCCAATCTCAAATCTGCTTTTCTTCTTGATGTTGTTATTCTTGCAATCACTACTTGCATCACTGTATTATCAGCCAAGGAAACTCCTCTTTCTTCTGCTGGTGGACTTATGGATTCTGCCGGAGAGACACAAGTGCAGTTAAATACTGAGCATGAGGCTTTTCTATGGGAATTAATTGGTTCGTGTAGGTATCTAACTCTGCCTATTTGGATGGTTCTAATTGTCACTGCACTTACTTGGATAGGATGGTTTCCATTCATTCTTTTTGATACTGATTGGATGGGCCGGGAGATCTACAAGGGAGATCCAAATGAAGGGACGAATTATCAAATTGGAGTCAGAATGGGTGCTTCTGGTCTATTGTTGAACTCTGTTGTTCTTGGATGTACCTCGGTGGCCTTGGAAAAAATCTGCAGAAAGTGGGGTGCTGGCTTGACCTGGGGAATTGCCAACATTCTCATGTTTTTGTGCTTTTTAGCAATGCTTATAATATCTTCTTGGGCAAAAAATAAGGAATACCCACAAAATGGACTTCCTCCGGATGGTGTTGTTGTTGCTTCACTTGTTATTTTTACGATCCTTGGGGCACCTTTGGCA GTCACATATACTATTCCTTATGCAATGATTTCTGCACGTACAGAACCTTTAGGATTTGGCCAAG GGTTGGCGATGGGCATCTTAAATTTGGCGATTGTGATACCTCAG GAAGTCCACTTTCTTGGATCACTTAGAATGAATCAATCTTCTTCACCCCTAAGATCTTATGTAGAGGATGTCATCACATGCTGTTTTGAGACAAACATAGATGAATCTGAAGTCAGTGTA